One stretch of Akkermansia sp. RCC_12PD DNA includes these proteins:
- the uvrA gene encoding excinuclease ABC subunit UvrA, with the protein MSHCDDGRIRIRGAREHNLQNVDVDIPLGRLTVVTGPSGSGKTSLAMHTLYAEGQRRYMETFSPYVRQFMDRMDKPDVDTVENILPAIALHQRNSVRTSRSTVGTMTGLNDYWKFVFARLASGFDPETGREIRPETPGSIDEKLNAELPPGTELMICLEVPRTESIDLSTLKMNLVAQGYLRVFAHGEMLRLEDDDWSLPEGESLLVIQDRVRLNEEQRERRLEALETAMRLGGGVAHVVPRVDGIWLPAMKFRGDWYPLMEPRPGLFSFNSPLGACPECRGYGRVITVDYNRCIKPELSVRNGAIHIFEGEGKVFSECKKDLMRAWRKSPRQVRLDVPWKDLKQWERDWLMYGDGSDPDEMYERGLWYGIAGFFKYLESRTHKMHVRVYLSRFRVYQECPSCHGQRLRPEALQFKLGGKSLPDLFCMPMDELLAWVDKHVTPRSHEDPGLKHAVAELRSRLEYLNEVGLGYLSSDRATRTLSGGEIERVSLTTCLGASLTDTLFVLDEPTVGLHPRDTSRLISAMNRLKTRGNTLVVVEHEEAVMRAADCLVDMGPGSGREGGRLVYSGAPDRIAEVPESLTGAFLSGRRRISIPQKRRKPGKFLQISGATRHNLKKLDVNIPLGVFACLTGVSGSGKSTLAHDVVYLNALVAKGGVCEEEPAHVKSVKGWELLDEVVMVDQSPIVRTPRSTPAVYSGVFEEIRALFADTETARARGMKPGFFSFNSGDGRCPRCMGMGSEKVEMQFLSDIFVQCPLCHGARYGNEVLSVYRDGRNIADVLGMTVTAALEYFGGEKGARARRIAEKLGVLRRVGLGHLTLGQPLNTLSGGENQRLKLAKILLDQMGSGKNNPKMLILDEPGTGLHFADIEVLLAVFRELVEQGHTLLVIEHNPEFIKSADYVIDLGPEGGAGGGHVVAAGTPEEIVAAGKGYTGKYLKDVLEGLPSVYDPQDAAMPDSADMDIPAGVMALRGARHHNLKNVDLDVPRGEMTVLTGLSGSGKSSLAFDIFFAEGQRRFMDVMSPYARQFTEQLESPDIDRLTGLPPTVAIEQNMSRGGTKSTVGTVTEIWQFLRLLYSKLGQAYCPKCGVPVGKRSESEVVELVSRQLKKHGRLALLAPLVRGRKGHYADLARWAEGKGYEELWVDGGLVPLSGFQPLDRYSSHDLDLVMSRPESSWTPDEVAQAVHAALDMGEGFLQVLPPGSSSPELMGVKLACASCGQSFPELEPYTFSFNSPRGWCPVCRGHGVVGKRKMKEDQAQSLLEAELKYDKELAKQVDDEKEVKTCPACRGVRLNEFARAVRLQGVTPGELASLPAMEAAKLVEGWKFEREEALIARDVVAEVTQRLGFLQRVGLGYLSLDRSATTLSGGETQRIRLASQLGSHLRGVLYVLDEPTIGLHPRDNELLLGTLDELKRRGNTLLVVEHDEDTMKRADRIVDMGPGAGVHGGRVMAQGTFEELAEMPDSVTGLALHHKPHHPYRGKRRRIPARKDETAWLRVEGCCLHNLKNVDVAIPKGRLTVLTGVSGAGKTSLMTGTIRLAARQALGDKLTREQKKLWKSSSGFDSLRMVYGVDQSPIGKTPRSTPATYVGFLDDIRTLFAQTADARRLGFDRGRFSFNTGQGNCESCKGTGMQKLEMDFLPPCYVPCETCRGKRYNAATLTVRYKGKTIADVLRMDFSEAAEFFESQPRISDPLKLLAETGLGYLTLGQASNTLSGGEAQRLKLVTELIKGRRVSRNALMKGKELPGDLYLIEEPSIGLHPRDVRLLIDVLHRLADQGNTVIVIEHNTEIMAEADYIIDMGPGPGEEGGRIVASGTPEQIAQKDSPTAEYIRRELVDSK; encoded by the coding sequence ATGAGTCATTGCGATGATGGGCGCATACGCATCCGGGGCGCCCGCGAGCATAATTTGCAGAATGTGGATGTGGATATTCCCCTGGGGCGTTTGACGGTGGTGACGGGGCCTTCCGGGTCCGGAAAGACAAGCCTGGCCATGCATACGCTGTACGCGGAAGGGCAGCGGCGGTATATGGAAACCTTTTCCCCCTACGTACGTCAGTTCATGGACCGCATGGACAAGCCGGACGTGGATACCGTAGAGAATATTCTTCCGGCGATTGCGCTGCACCAGCGCAATTCCGTCAGGACTTCCCGCTCTACCGTGGGAACGATGACGGGACTGAATGATTACTGGAAGTTCGTCTTCGCCCGGCTGGCGTCCGGATTTGATCCGGAGACGGGCCGGGAGATCAGGCCGGAGACGCCCGGTTCCATTGACGAAAAGCTGAATGCGGAATTGCCTCCGGGCACGGAGCTGATGATTTGCCTGGAGGTGCCCCGTACGGAGTCCATTGACCTGTCCACGCTCAAGATGAACCTGGTGGCGCAGGGTTATTTGCGCGTTTTCGCGCATGGGGAGATGCTGCGGCTGGAGGACGATGACTGGTCCCTGCCGGAAGGCGAATCCCTGCTGGTCATTCAGGACCGTGTTCGGCTGAATGAGGAACAGAGGGAACGCCGTCTGGAGGCTCTGGAAACGGCCATGCGCCTGGGCGGCGGCGTGGCCCACGTGGTTCCGCGCGTGGACGGAATTTGGCTGCCGGCCATGAAGTTCCGCGGAGACTGGTATCCGCTCATGGAGCCGCGGCCCGGCCTGTTTTCCTTCAATTCACCCCTGGGCGCCTGTCCGGAATGCCGGGGCTACGGCCGCGTGATCACGGTGGACTACAACCGCTGCATCAAGCCGGAATTGAGCGTCAGGAACGGGGCCATCCATATTTTCGAGGGAGAGGGCAAGGTCTTTTCCGAATGCAAGAAGGACCTGATGCGCGCCTGGCGCAAGAGCCCCCGGCAGGTGCGTCTGGACGTGCCCTGGAAGGATTTGAAGCAGTGGGAACGGGACTGGCTGATGTATGGCGACGGCAGTGACCCGGATGAAATGTACGAACGCGGACTGTGGTACGGCATCGCTGGATTTTTCAAGTATCTGGAGAGCCGGACGCATAAGATGCATGTCAGGGTGTATTTGAGCCGCTTCCGGGTTTATCAGGAATGCCCGTCCTGCCATGGACAGCGCCTGAGGCCGGAGGCCCTCCAGTTCAAGCTGGGCGGCAAAAGCCTGCCGGATCTGTTCTGCATGCCCATGGATGAGTTGCTGGCCTGGGTGGACAAGCATGTGACGCCGCGTTCCCATGAAGACCCCGGCCTGAAGCATGCCGTGGCCGAATTGCGGAGCCGCCTGGAGTATCTTAATGAAGTGGGACTGGGCTACCTGAGTTCCGACCGCGCCACGCGCACCCTTTCGGGCGGGGAGATCGAGCGCGTCAGTCTGACTACCTGCCTGGGGGCTTCTCTGACGGATACGTTGTTCGTGCTGGATGAACCGACCGTGGGCCTGCATCCCCGGGATACCTCCCGCCTGATTTCCGCCATGAACCGTCTCAAGACACGGGGAAACACATTGGTGGTCGTGGAGCACGAGGAAGCCGTGATGCGCGCCGCCGACTGTCTGGTGGACATGGGCCCCGGCTCCGGCCGCGAAGGGGGGCGCCTGGTGTATTCCGGCGCTCCGGACCGTATTGCGGAGGTGCCGGAATCCCTGACGGGGGCGTTCCTGTCCGGCAGGCGGCGCATCTCCATTCCGCAGAAGAGGCGCAAGCCCGGAAAGTTTTTGCAGATTTCCGGCGCTACCCGGCACAACCTGAAAAAACTGGACGTGAACATTCCCTTGGGCGTGTTCGCCTGCCTGACGGGCGTCAGCGGTTCCGGCAAGAGCACGCTGGCACACGACGTGGTGTATTTGAACGCGCTGGTGGCCAAGGGCGGCGTGTGCGAGGAAGAGCCTGCACACGTGAAGTCCGTCAAGGGCTGGGAGCTGCTTGATGAAGTGGTGATGGTGGACCAGAGTCCCATCGTGCGCACACCCCGTTCCACTCCTGCCGTGTATTCCGGCGTGTTTGAGGAAATCCGCGCCCTGTTTGCGGATACGGAAACGGCCCGCGCCCGCGGGATGAAGCCGGGATTCTTTTCCTTCAACAGCGGCGACGGGCGCTGTCCCCGCTGCATGGGGATGGGCAGCGAGAAGGTGGAGATGCAGTTTCTTTCAGACATTTTCGTCCAGTGTCCCCTGTGCCACGGTGCCCGCTACGGGAACGAGGTATTGAGCGTGTACCGCGACGGCAGGAATATTGCCGACGTTCTGGGCATGACCGTGACGGCCGCCCTGGAATACTTCGGTGGGGAAAAGGGTGCGCGTGCCAGACGCATTGCGGAAAAGCTGGGCGTGCTCCGGCGCGTGGGGCTGGGCCACCTGACGCTGGGACAGCCGCTGAATACGCTGTCCGGCGGGGAGAACCAGCGCCTGAAGCTGGCCAAGATACTGCTGGACCAGATGGGCTCCGGCAAAAACAATCCCAAGATGCTGATTCTGGACGAGCCGGGAACGGGGCTGCATTTTGCCGATATTGAAGTGCTGCTGGCCGTTTTCCGGGAGCTGGTGGAGCAGGGGCATACCCTGCTGGTGATTGAGCACAACCCGGAGTTTATCAAGTCCGCGGATTACGTGATTGACCTGGGGCCGGAAGGCGGAGCGGGCGGCGGCCATGTGGTTGCGGCCGGGACGCCGGAGGAAATCGTGGCGGCCGGCAAGGGCTACACGGGCAAGTACCTCAAGGACGTGCTCGAAGGCCTTCCCTCCGTTTACGATCCGCAGGACGCCGCCATGCCGGATTCCGCGGATATGGATATTCCGGCAGGCGTCATGGCCCTGCGGGGGGCGCGGCACCACAACCTGAAGAACGTGGATCTGGACGTGCCTCGCGGAGAAATGACCGTGCTGACCGGCTTGTCCGGATCGGGAAAAAGCTCCCTGGCCTTCGATATCTTCTTTGCGGAAGGGCAGAGGCGTTTCATGGACGTCATGTCTCCGTATGCCCGCCAGTTTACCGAGCAACTGGAAAGTCCGGACATTGACCGCCTTACGGGTCTGCCGCCCACGGTGGCCATTGAGCAGAACATGTCCCGCGGCGGTACCAAGTCCACGGTGGGGACGGTTACGGAAATCTGGCAGTTCCTGCGCCTGTTGTATTCCAAGCTGGGGCAGGCCTATTGCCCGAAGTGCGGAGTGCCGGTAGGCAAGCGTTCGGAATCGGAAGTGGTGGAACTCGTTTCCCGGCAGTTGAAAAAGCATGGCAGGCTGGCCCTGCTGGCGCCCCTGGTGCGCGGGCGCAAGGGGCATTACGCCGATCTGGCGCGCTGGGCGGAAGGCAAGGGGTATGAAGAATTGTGGGTGGACGGAGGCCTGGTGCCGCTGAGCGGCTTTCAGCCCCTGGACCGTTATTCCAGCCACGATCTGGACCTGGTGATGAGCCGTCCGGAAAGTTCCTGGACCCCGGATGAAGTGGCGCAGGCGGTTCACGCCGCGCTGGACATGGGGGAAGGTTTCCTGCAGGTGCTTCCCCCCGGTTCCTCCTCTCCGGAGTTGATGGGCGTGAAGCTGGCTTGCGCCTCCTGCGGCCAGTCTTTCCCGGAACTGGAGCCGTACACGTTTTCCTTCAACTCTCCCCGCGGCTGGTGCCCCGTCTGCCGGGGGCACGGCGTGGTGGGCAAGCGCAAGATGAAGGAAGACCAGGCCCAGTCCCTGCTGGAAGCGGAGTTGAAATACGACAAGGAGCTTGCCAAGCAGGTGGATGACGAAAAGGAGGTAAAAACATGCCCTGCCTGCCGCGGTGTGCGCCTGAATGAATTTGCCCGTGCCGTCAGGCTCCAGGGCGTGACGCCTGGCGAGCTTGCCTCATTGCCGGCCATGGAGGCCGCCAAACTGGTGGAGGGCTGGAAGTTTGAACGTGAAGAAGCCCTGATCGCCCGGGACGTAGTTGCGGAAGTGACGCAGCGGCTCGGCTTCCTCCAGCGCGTGGGGCTGGGGTACCTGTCCCTGGACCGCAGTGCGACGACGCTTTCCGGCGGGGAAACCCAGCGCATTCGCCTGGCATCCCAGCTTGGCTCTCATCTCCGGGGCGTACTGTACGTTCTGGATGAACCCACGATCGGGCTGCACCCGCGGGACAATGAACTGCTTCTGGGCACGCTGGATGAACTCAAACGCCGGGGGAATACGCTGCTGGTGGTGGAACATGACGAGGACACGATGAAGCGTGCGGACCGCATTGTGGACATGGGCCCCGGAGCGGGCGTCCACGGTGGGCGCGTCATGGCCCAGGGGACCTTTGAGGAACTGGCGGAAATGCCGGATTCCGTTACCGGGCTGGCCCTGCATCACAAGCCGCACCATCCGTACCGCGGCAAACGGCGCCGGATACCTGCCCGCAAGGATGAAACCGCGTGGCTCCGGGTGGAGGGCTGCTGCCTGCATAACCTGAAGAATGTGGACGTGGCTATTCCCAAGGGGCGCCTTACCGTACTGACTGGCGTTTCCGGAGCGGGCAAGACCTCCCTGATGACCGGAACCATCCGCCTGGCGGCGCGCCAGGCGCTGGGGGACAAACTGACCCGTGAACAGAAGAAGCTGTGGAAATCCTCTTCCGGGTTTGATTCCCTGCGGATGGTGTACGGGGTGGACCAGAGTCCCATCGGCAAGACTCCCAGGTCCACTCCGGCCACTTACGTGGGGTTTCTGGATGATATCCGGACCCTGTTCGCCCAGACGGCGGATGCCCGGCGGCTGGGTTTCGACCGCGGCCGCTTCTCCTTCAACACGGGGCAGGGCAACTGCGAGTCCTGCAAGGGAACAGGCATGCAGAAGCTGGAAATGGACTTCCTGCCTCCCTGCTACGTGCCGTGTGAAACCTGCCGGGGCAAGCGTTACAACGCCGCCACCCTGACCGTGAGGTACAAGGGGAAAACCATTGCGGACGTGCTGCGGATGGACTTCTCGGAGGCGGCGGAATTCTTTGAAAGCCAGCCCCGCATTTCAGATCCCCTCAAATTGCTGGCGGAAACCGGCCTGGGCTATCTGACACTGGGGCAGGCCTCCAACACGCTCTCCGGCGGGGAGGCCCAGAGGCTCAAGCTGGTGACGGAACTCATCAAGGGCCGGCGCGTCAGCCGGAACGCCCTGATGAAAGGCAAGGAACTGCCCGGTGACCTGTACCTCATTGAGGAACCCTCCATCGGCCTGCATCCGCGGGACGTGCGTCTTCTTATCGACGTGCTGCACCGCCTGGCGGACCAGGGAAATACGGTCATTGTCATTGAGCACAACACGGAAATCATGGCGGAGGCGGACTATATTATCGACATGGGGCCCGGACCAGGAGAGGAAGGCGGCCGCATCGTAGCCAGCGGCACCCCGGAGCAAATCGCTCAAAAGGATTCGCCCACAGCGGAATACATACGCCGGGAGTTGGTTGATAGTAAATAG